The proteins below are encoded in one region of Naumovozyma castellii chromosome 6, complete genome:
- the KOG1 gene encoding ubiquitin-binding TORC1 subunit KOG1 (ancestral locus Anc_5.49) — translation MPVTYGPQPLKPLNTQMRHGFEEQYDTQFIQSLVNNFIFYFDDKRHRTNGNPIPQAIKLQDKDHYYQTISDWKIMKDRQKTVSAALLLCLNLGVDPPDLVKTHPCARMESWVDPLNFQDSKKAIEQIGKNLQSQYETLSLRCRYKQSLDPCVEDVKRFCNSLRRSSKDDRILFHYNGHGVPQPTPSGEIWVFNRGYTQYIPVSIYDLQSWLGAPCVYVYDCNSAGNIVTNFQKFVQKRIKDDQEGNHDAAAPSPTAAYLQCFQLASCRANELLLMSPELPADLFTCCLTCPIEISIRIFLMQSPLKHSKYKIFFESTSNDSNTESFKANVPTVSIPGVLSDRRTPLGELNWIFTAVTDTIAWTSLPRPLFKKLFRHDLMIAALFRNFLLAKRIMPWYNCHPISDPELPDSIADHPMWKSWDLAMDEVLGKLVTELKNSPPTSDLEKQLILQQNDVNSGITQQSAKVQPGKQKIQPESIQTQSKFAVSNLSTISLVNHPALQNQGKKVQNVVLPSNSQQSQQQQQQQQQFTGFFEQNLTAFELWLKYASNSRHPPEQLPIVLQVLLSQVHRIRALVLLSRFLDLGPWAVYLSLSIGIFPYVLKLLQSPAPELKPILVFIWARIMSIDYKNTQAELIKERGYIYFISILVPEWGYNLTPSRSTSFINGVPMTPTTPTTPSLPMGAQPPHANDTTDEQKAMAVFVLASFVRDYKPGQKLCFSLELITKLSFYIDNSDIPLLRQWCILLIGLLYIQNPLNKFMCMNNGTLETLLLTLKDPVPEVRTAVILTLKHFISDLDDADIIIRTQQEYEQQISQIHAQLQQLQNSPQQQQHNVEQQQLKLEQQLNHIQLMESQLENVELIKLKQQELSNLIATLALINDGSPLVRKEVIIFFSQIVYRYTNFFLVVVFNELTDEISQLEGKDMEQSKPNYGENRHSVSHGSVFSTVWKALLILAEDPYLENKKMAEQVVDYILLELSSQNELGSVFGKIEHYLVKRSTQMTGTTNLNFNATQIQIGKNTLRQFNKNKETDSSLNNNTNNLNSNDPDRFVTLSRLFKKLGFGEPTLESDSVRAKKPSNIHLLGAAYGTSYTVQTPFFLEHKEQLPLPLESRFFDYSCEYFQEPQMRKPESDEVGSLEYNSRLWRRNRNEKIIEETQKQKKLSLYGNWNNKIAILDNKTQPKVLKFTQFEDYLVSADDRDNITVFDWENKTRLNRFSNSNPFGTKITDLKFLNEDDITLLLTASSDGIIKVYRNFQSKDDVQEISACRALTDMLLAPRSSGLLTEWQQIRGSLLATGDVKIIRVWDAHTETVEVDIPAKTSSLITALTSDQLAGDIFTAGFADGSLRVYDRRMDSRDSMVRRWRAGNGVHGTWINNVHLQRGGYRELVSSTTNGVVQLWDIRSQEPVQTFVDENSHGNQKKDTTMTCMQVHEHAPIIATGTRQLKIWTTSGDLIANFKNNRGVSGGMANTLAASGIGSSLSYSGSSNSFLSSMTFHPHRMLLATNNSHDASISVYKCQDKKVAEY, via the coding sequence ATGCCGGTAACATACGGCCCACAACCACTTAAACCATTGAACACACAAATGAGGCACGGGTTTGAGGAACAATATGACActcaatttattcaatcATTAGTGAACAACTTCATCTTTTACTTCGACGATAAGAGACACCGTACCAATGGGAACCCGATACCGCAGGCCATAAAACTACAAGACAAGGaccattattatcaaactATATCCgattggaaaataatgaaagataGACAGAAGACTGTCAGTGCGGCTCTTTTGCTCTGTTTGAATTTGGGAGTGGATCCTCCAGATTTGGTAAAAACTCATCCTTGTGCACGGATGGAATCATGGGTAGATCCACTCAATTTCCAGGACTCTAAGAAGGCCATTGAACAAATCGGGAAGAACCTGCAATCACAATATGAAACTCTATCTCTGCGGTGTAGATATAAGCAAAGTTTAGATCCTTGTGTGGAAGATGTAAAACGGTTTTGTAACTCTCTAAGAAGGAGTTCCAAAGATGATAGGATCTTATTCCATTACAATGGTCACGGTGTGCCACAACCAACACCTTCTGGGGAAATTTGGGTATTTAATAGAGGTTATACACAATATATTCCAGTTTCCATCTATGATTTACAAAGTTGGTTGGGTGCACCTTGTGTTTATGTCTATGATTGTAATAGTGCAGGAAACATAGTCaccaattttcaaaaattcgttcaaaaaagaattaaagatGATCAAGAAGGTAATCATGATGCAGCAGCTCCATCCCCAACTGCTGCATATTTGCAATGTTTTCAATTGGCATCATGTAGAgctaatgaattattattaatgagTCCTGAACTCCCTGCAGATTTATTCACTTGCTGTCTAACATGCCCTATCGAAATTAGTATACGAATATTCTTAATGCAATCACCTCTAAAACATTCAAAATAcaagatattttttgaatcCACATCCAATGACAGTAATACCGAGTCTTTTAAAGCAAATGTTCCCACAGTTTCAATACCAGGTGTATTATCAGATAGAAGGACGCCTTTGGGGGAACTTAATTGGATTTTTACGGCAGTGACAGATACTATAGCATGGACATCATTACCAAGACCACTATTTAAAAAGTTGTTTAGACATGATTTGATGATTGCAGCTTTATTtagaaattttcttttggcAAAGAGGATAATGCCATGGTATAACTGTCATCCCATATCGGACCCCGAATTGCCTGATTCCATTGCAGATCATCCAATGTGGAAATCCTGGGATTTAGCTATGGATGAAGTATTAGGCAAGTTAGTTACCgaactgaaaaattcacCACCTACATCAGATCTGgaaaaacaattgattcttcaacaaaatGATGTCAATTCAGGCATAACCCAACAATCAGCAAAGGTACAACCTgggaaacaaaaaatacaGCCGGAAAGTATCCAAACACAATCAAAGTTCGCAGTCAGCAATTTAAGTACCATTTCATTAGTAAACCATCCCGCGCTGCAAAATCAAGGAAAGAAAGTGCAAAATGTTGTATTACCATCAAATTCCCAACAATcacagcagcaacagcagcaacaacagcagtTTACGGGATTTTTCGAACAAAATTTAACCGCATTTGAACTTTGGCTGAAGTATGCCTCTAATTCAAGGCATCCACCAGAACAATTACCTATTGTTTTACAAGTCTTACTTTCTCAAGTGCATCGTATTAGAGCATTGGTTCTACTCTCTCGATTTTTGGATTTAGGTCCATGGGCTGTCTATCTTTCGTTGTCTATAGGTATCTTCCCTTATGTTTTGAAACTTCTACAAAGCCCTGCTCCCGAATTGAAACCAATTTTGGTATTCATTTGGGCAAGAATAATGTCAATTGATTACAAAAATACTCAAGCTGAGTTGATCAAAGAAAGAGGATACATATATTTTATCAGTATACTAGTTCCAGAATGGGGATATAATCTAACTCCATCAAGGTCGACTTCATTTATAAATGGAGTACCTATGACTCCGACTACTCCAACTACTCCAAGTTTGCCTATGGGAGCGCAGCCACCACATGCAAACGATACAACAGATGAACAAAAGGCTATGGCAGTATTTGTTCTAGCATCTTTTGTTAGAGATTATAAACCAGGCCAGAAGTTATGTTTCAGTTTAGAACTTATTACTAAATTATCCTTCTACATTGATAACTCAGATATCCCCTTGTTGAGACAATGGTGTATACTTCTCATTGGGTTActatatattcaaaatccattgaataaatttatgTGTATGAACAATGGAACTCTCGAAACCTTACTTCTAACTTTAAAAGACCCAGTTCCTGAAGTGAGAACAGCCGTCATATTAACTTTAAAACATTTCATTTCTGATTTGGATGACGCTGATATAATAATCCGTACACAACAAGAATATGAGCAACAAATTTCCCAAATTCATGCTCAACtacaacaattacaaaattcacctcaacaacaacagcatAATGttgaacaacaacaattaaagttggaacaacaattgaatcatATTCAGTTAATGGAAtctcaattggaaaatgtgGAGttaatcaaattgaaacaacaaGAATTATCAAATCTGATTGCCACATTAGCCTTAATAAATGATGGATCCCCATTAGTGAGAAAGGAAgtcatcatttttttttcacaAATCGTTTACCGTTACACAAATTTCTTCCTCGTTGTTGTCTTCAACGAATTGACAGATGAAATTAGCCAATTAGAAGGAAAGGATATGGAACAATCGAAACCAAATTATGGAGAAAATAGACACTCAGTAAGTCATGGTTCTGTATTTAGTACTGTTTGGAAGGCATTATTAATCTTAGCCGAGGATCCATatcttgaaaataaaaaaatggCTGAACAAGTTGTGGATTATATCTTGTTGGAATTAAGCTCACAGAATGAATTGGGTTCAGTATTTGGTAAGATTGAACATTATTTAGTGAAGAGAAGTACACAGATGACAGGTACCACAAATCTTAATTTCAATGCAAcacaaattcaaattgggAAAAATACTTTACGTCAGTTCAATAAGAACAAAGAAACTGATTCTTCCTTGAATAATAACACCAATAATTTAAACTCTAATGATCCAGACAGATTTGTTACACTATCTAGACTATTTAAGAAGCTAGGGTTTGGTGAACCTACTCTTGAAAGTGATAGTGTGAGAGCCAAAAAACCATCAAATATACATTTATTAGGTGCCGCATACGGTACATCTTATACGGTTCAGACTCCTTTTTTCCTTGAACATAAAGAACAATTACCTCTCCCATTGGAAAGTAGGTTTTTTGACTATTCATGtgaatattttcaagaacCGCAAATGAGAAAACCAGAATCTGATGAAGTTGGAAGTCTAGAATATAATTCCAGACTTTGgagaagaaacagaaatgaaaaaataattgaagaaactcaaaaacaaaaaaaacTATCATTATACGGTAACTGGAATAATAAGATAGCGATACTTGATAACAAAACTCAACCAAAAGTATTAAAATTTACTCAGTTTGAGGATTATTTAGTATCGGCAGATGATCGTGATAATATAACTGTATTCGACTGGGAAAATAAAACCAGATTAAACAGATTTTCTAACAGTAATCCATTTGGCACAAAAATAACAGATctcaaatttttaaatgagGACGATATAACTCTTTTGTTGACAGCATCATCCGATGGGATAATTAAAGTATACAGGAATTTCCAGTCAAAAGATGATGTCCAGGAAATTTCAGCATGTAGGGCCCTGACTGATATGTTACTAGCACCAAGGTCTAGTGGTCTCTTAACGGAATGGCAACAAATTCGAGGATCTCTTCTGGCTACTGGTGATGTTAAAATAATTAGAGTTTGGGATGCTCATACAGAAACTGTTGAAGTAGATATTCCAGCGAaaacttcttctttaattacAGCCTTAACCTCTGATCAATTGGCGGGTGACATTTTTACAGCTGGGTTTGCAGATGGTTCTTTAAGGGTATATGACCGCAGAATGGATTCAAGAGATTCGATGGTTCGTCGTTGGAGGGCGGGGAATGGTGTGCATGGAACGTGGATAAATAATGTCCATCTTCAAAGAGGTGGCTATAGAGAGCTGGTGAGCAGTACAACGAATGGTGTCGTTCAATTGTGGGATATCAGATCCCAAGAACCTGTTCAGACAtttgttgatgaaaattCCCATGGGAATCAAAAAAAGGATACCACGATGACTTGCATGCAAGTTCATGAACATGCTCCAATCATTGCCACCGGAACAAGACAGCTTAAGATATGGACAACGTCTGGTGATCTTATTgcaaatttcaagaataatCGTGGTGTAAGTGGAGGTATGGCGAATACTCTAGCGGCATCAGGAATTGGCTCTTCTTTGTCCTATTCTGGatcatctaattctttcttATCTTCTATGACGTTCCACCCTCATAGAATGCTGCTTGCAACGAACAATTCACATGATGCTAGTATTAGTGTTTATAAATGTCAGGATAAAAAGGTAGCCGAATATTGA